A stretch of Ipomoea triloba cultivar NCNSP0323 chromosome 11, ASM357664v1 DNA encodes these proteins:
- the LOC115996340 gene encoding GEM-like protein 4 → MKQNQTIKSRIESQVPINWAVLLNQSSRKWALPDSATQCHLSLSSKPSKTRNGKTSTSLKITDSVKGKLILGAKLLGAGGVQKVFKKNFGVREGEKLLKVSQCYLSTTAGPLAGLLFVSTEKVAFLSERSIRVPSSSGKSKRMHYKVLIPIAKIKTANESKNLKNPSEKYVQVVTEDHFEFWFMWFQQHQRTLKYLQDAISQSAQYP, encoded by the exons ATGAAGCAAAATCAGACCATCAAATCAAGAATTGAGAGCCAGGTTCCAATAAACTGGGCAGTTTTATTGAATCAAAGCTCAAGAAA ATGGGCTCTTCCTGATTCTGCCACCCAATGCCATCTGTCTCTCTCTTCAAAGCCATCAAAAACAAGAAATGGTAAGACTTCTACCTCCTTAAAGATAACAGACAGTGTGAAGGGCAAGCTGATACTAGGGGCGAAACTTCTCGGAGCAGGCGGAGTTCAAAAGGTGTTCAAGAAGAACTTCGGTGTTAGAGAAGGTGAAAAACTGTTGAAGGTTTCTCAATGTTATTTATCAACAACAGCTGGTCCATTGGCTggtttactttttgtttctactGAGAAGGTTGCTTTTCTTAGTGAGAGATCAATCAGAGTCCCTTCTTCTAGTGGGAAGTCAAAGAGAATGCATTATAAGGTGTTAATCCCAATTGCTAAAATTAAAACAGCAAATGAAAGTAAGAATTTGAAGAATCCATCAGAGAAGTACGTGCAAGTAGTGACAGAAGACCATTTCGAGTTTTGGTTTATGTGGTTCCAACAACATCAAAGAACCTTGAAATATCTGCAGGATGCAATTTCTCAATCAGCTCAGTATCCTTAA
- the LOC115997304 gene encoding GEM-like protein 4, with protein sequence MKQNQMKSRIGEDLVAIYYWAILLNQRSRKRALPHSATQCHLSPSSKLRNGKTNSSVSKINKTGEKVDSFAKGIREHVRLRPKITDTVKGKLILGAKLLQAGGVQKVFNKNFISTVRDGEKLLKASQCYLSITSGPIPGLLFVSTHKLAFLSERSIKIPSSTGKSMRMHYKVSIPIAKIKRANESENLKNPSEKYIQVVTEDHFEIWFMGFLYHQRTLIYLQDAISQAQ encoded by the exons ATGAAGCAAAATCAGATGAAATCAAGAATAGGAGAGGATTTGGTTGCTATATACTACTGGGCAATTTTATTGAATCAGAGATCAAGAAAAAGGGCTCTTCCTCACTCTGCCACCCAATGCCATCTCTCTCCTTCTTCAAAACTAAGAAATG GTAAAACAAATTCTTCAGTTAGCAAGATTAACAAAACTGGAGAAAAGGTGGACTCTTTTGCAAAAGGCATCAGAGAGCATG TGAGACTAAGGCCAAAGATAACAGACACTGTGAAGGGCAAGCTGATCCTTGGGGCAAAACTTCTCCAAGCTGGTGGCGTCCAAAAGGTGTTCAATAAGAACTTCATCAGTACTGTTAGAGACGGCGAAAAGCTATTGAAGGCATCTCAATGTTATTTATCAATAACATCTGGTCCAATTCCTGGCCTGCTCTTTGTTTCTACACATAAACTTGCCTTTCTTAGTGAGAGATCAATCAAAATCCCGTCTTCAACTGGAAAGTCCATGAGAATGCATTATAAGGTATCAATCCCAATTGCAAAAATTAAGAGAGCAAATGAAAGTGAGAATTTGAAGAATCCATCAGAGAAGTACATACAAGTAGTCACAGAAGACCATTTTGAGATCTGGTTTATGGGGTTCCTATATCATCAAAGAACCTTGATATACCTCCAGGATGCAATTTCTCAAGCTCAGTAA
- the LOC115996767 gene encoding pentatricopeptide repeat-containing protein At2g13600 isoform X1, translating to MARKNALFLKQILTANIFYQNSTLLAEFLGSCISTRSSLAVRSVHGRVLKNHFSGEVFINNRLIDAYGKCWRLLDARKVFDQMREKNTFTWNSMINAFTASGLLDEAEELFSSMLEPDQCSWNLMVSSFAQCEMFDISMKYFVRMHREDFLLNEYSYGSALSACAGLRDLTMGTQVHGSVAKSKYSSDVYMGSALIDMYSKCGNVECAQKVFDDMRDRNVVSWNSLITCYEQNGPASRALEIFVMMMHYGFEPDEVTLASAISACASLALVREGREVHGRVMKFHKFRDDLIISNALVDMYAKCGRVFEARQIFDCMPVRSVVSHTSMVSGYARAASVKAAREMFTGMMEKNVVSWNALIAGYTQNGENEEALELFLMLKRESVWPTHYTFGNLLNACSNLSDLRLGRQAHAHVLKHGFQFQHGPESDVFVGNALIDMYMKCGSVEDGRQVFKNMIDRDWVSWNAIIVGLAQNGQAIEALEMFKDMLIAGEKPDHVTMIGVLCACSHAGLVEEGRQYFYSMREYDLEPLKDHYTCMVDILGRAGCLDEARNLIESMPIPPDGVVWGSLLSACKTHGDMELGKHVAEKLLEVDPENSGPYVLLSNMYAELGRWKDVAGVRKLMRQRGVVKQPGCSWIEIESQVHVFMVKDRRHPLKEEIYLWLKSLTKSMRLFGFEDDLDGDELNRCKELGMGRYHFVG from the coding sequence ATGGCCAGAAAGAATGCTTTGTTTCTCAAACAAATCCTCACCGCCAATATTTTCTACCAGAACTCGACACTCTTGGCGGAGTTCTTGGGTTCTTGCATCAGTACCAGATCATCATTGGCCGTGCGTTCAGTGCACGGGAGGGTCCTGAAGAATCATTTCAGCGGCGAGGTCTTCATCAACAATCGGCTCATAGATGCATACGGGAAATGTTGGCGGTTACTAGACGCTCGGAAGGTGTTTGATCAAATGCGTGAGAAGAACACCTTTACATGGAACTCGATGATCAATGCATTTACAGCATCTGGACTTCTTGATGAGGCTGAGGAGCTGTTTTCCTCGATGCTGGAGCCTGACCAGTGCTCATGGAACTTGATGGTTTCGAGCTTTGCGCAGTGTGAAATGTTTGATATATCCATGAAATATTTTGTGAGAATGCACAGGGAAGACTTTCTGTTGAATGAGTACTCTTATGGCAGCGCACTTAGTGCTTGTGCTGGACTTAGGGACTTGACAATGGGTACTCAAGTTCATGGTTCTGTGGCCAAGTCAAAATACTCATCTGATGTTTACATGGGATCTGCACTTATTGATATGTACTCCAAATGTGGAAATGTGGAGTGTGCTCAAAAGGTTTTTGATGATATGAGGGACCGCAATGTGGTGTCATGGAATAGTTTGATCACATGTTATGAGCAAAACGGGCCAGCTAGTAGAGCACTTGAGATTTTTGTTATGATGATGCACTATGGGTTTGAACCAGATGAGGTGACCTTAGCAAGCGCCATAAGTGCTTGTGCAAGCTTAGCCTTAGTTAGAGAAGGCCGTGAAGTTCATGGCCGAGTTATGAAGTTTCATAAGTTTAGAGATGACCTTATCATAAGCAATGCTTTGGTGGATATGTATGCAAAGTGTGGCAGGGTTTTTGAGGCAAGACAAATCTTTGATTGCATGCCTGTAAGGAGTGTGGTCTCTCATACCTCTATGGTAAGTGGTTATGCAAGGGCTGCAAGTGTGAAGGCCGCTAGAGAAATGTTTACTGGGATGATGGAAAAGAATGTGGTGTCTTGGAATGCCCTTATAGCTGGATACACCCAAAATGGGGAAAATGAGGAGGCACTAGAGCTATTTCTTATGTTAAAACGGGAGTCAGTTTGGCCAACTCATTATACCTTTGGGAACCTTCTAAATGCATGCTCAAATCTGTCTGATCTGAGGCTTGGCAGGCAAGCTCATGCCCATGTTTTGAAACACGGTTTTCAATTCCAGCATGGACCAGAGTCTGATGTTTTTGTGGGTAATGCTCTAATAGATATGTATATGAAGTGCGGGTCAGTTGAAGATGGTAGGCAGGTTTTCAAAAATATGATTGACCGAGATTGGGTTTCCTGGAATGCAATAATAGTAGGGCTTGCCCAAAATGGGCAAGCAATCGAAGCTCTTGAAATGTTCAAGGATATGTTGATAGCCGGGGAGAAGCCAGATCATGTTACTATGATTGGAGTTCTTTGTGCATGTAGCCATGCGGGGCTAGTTGAGGAGGGACGCCAATATTTTTATTCTATGAGGGAATATGATTTGGAACCTTTGAAAGACCATTACACATGCATGGTGGATATACTTGGTAGAGCCGGTTGCCTAGACGAAGCAAGGAATTTGATAGAATCAATGCCAATACCCCCCGACGGTGTTGTATGGGGATCTTTGCTTTCTGCTTGTAAAACTCATGGTGATATGGAGTTGGGTAAGCATGTAGCCGAGAAGCTTTTGGAGGTTGATCCTGAAAACTCGGGTCCTTACGTTCTTCTCTCAAACATGTATGCTGAGCTCGGGCGCTGGAAAGATGTTGCAGGAGTACGTAAACTAATGAGACAGCGCGGTGTTGTTAAGCAGCCCGGTTGCAGTTGGATCGAAATAGAGAGCCAGGTTCATGTATTCATGGTTAAGGATAGAAGGCATCCCTTGAAGGAGGAAATATATCTTTGGTTGAAAAGTCTGACGAAATCGATGAGGCTCTTTGGATTTGAAGATGATTTGGATGGTGATGAGTTGAACAGATGTAAGGAATTGGGTATGGGTCGTTACCATTTTGTAGGTTGA
- the LOC115996767 gene encoding pentatricopeptide repeat-containing protein At2g13600 isoform X2 translates to MREKNTFTWNSMINAFTASGLLDEAEELFSSMLEPDQCSWNLMVSSFAQCEMFDISMKYFVRMHREDFLLNEYSYGSALSACAGLRDLTMGTQVHGSVAKSKYSSDVYMGSALIDMYSKCGNVECAQKVFDDMRDRNVVSWNSLITCYEQNGPASRALEIFVMMMHYGFEPDEVTLASAISACASLALVREGREVHGRVMKFHKFRDDLIISNALVDMYAKCGRVFEARQIFDCMPVRSVVSHTSMVSGYARAASVKAAREMFTGMMEKNVVSWNALIAGYTQNGENEEALELFLMLKRESVWPTHYTFGNLLNACSNLSDLRLGRQAHAHVLKHGFQFQHGPESDVFVGNALIDMYMKCGSVEDGRQVFKNMIDRDWVSWNAIIVGLAQNGQAIEALEMFKDMLIAGEKPDHVTMIGVLCACSHAGLVEEGRQYFYSMREYDLEPLKDHYTCMVDILGRAGCLDEARNLIESMPIPPDGVVWGSLLSACKTHGDMELGKHVAEKLLEVDPENSGPYVLLSNMYAELGRWKDVAGVRKLMRQRGVVKQPGCSWIEIESQVHVFMVKDRRHPLKEEIYLWLKSLTKSMRLFGFEDDLDGDELNRCKELGMGRYHFVG, encoded by the coding sequence ATGCGTGAGAAGAACACCTTTACATGGAACTCGATGATCAATGCATTTACAGCATCTGGACTTCTTGATGAGGCTGAGGAGCTGTTTTCCTCGATGCTGGAGCCTGACCAGTGCTCATGGAACTTGATGGTTTCGAGCTTTGCGCAGTGTGAAATGTTTGATATATCCATGAAATATTTTGTGAGAATGCACAGGGAAGACTTTCTGTTGAATGAGTACTCTTATGGCAGCGCACTTAGTGCTTGTGCTGGACTTAGGGACTTGACAATGGGTACTCAAGTTCATGGTTCTGTGGCCAAGTCAAAATACTCATCTGATGTTTACATGGGATCTGCACTTATTGATATGTACTCCAAATGTGGAAATGTGGAGTGTGCTCAAAAGGTTTTTGATGATATGAGGGACCGCAATGTGGTGTCATGGAATAGTTTGATCACATGTTATGAGCAAAACGGGCCAGCTAGTAGAGCACTTGAGATTTTTGTTATGATGATGCACTATGGGTTTGAACCAGATGAGGTGACCTTAGCAAGCGCCATAAGTGCTTGTGCAAGCTTAGCCTTAGTTAGAGAAGGCCGTGAAGTTCATGGCCGAGTTATGAAGTTTCATAAGTTTAGAGATGACCTTATCATAAGCAATGCTTTGGTGGATATGTATGCAAAGTGTGGCAGGGTTTTTGAGGCAAGACAAATCTTTGATTGCATGCCTGTAAGGAGTGTGGTCTCTCATACCTCTATGGTAAGTGGTTATGCAAGGGCTGCAAGTGTGAAGGCCGCTAGAGAAATGTTTACTGGGATGATGGAAAAGAATGTGGTGTCTTGGAATGCCCTTATAGCTGGATACACCCAAAATGGGGAAAATGAGGAGGCACTAGAGCTATTTCTTATGTTAAAACGGGAGTCAGTTTGGCCAACTCATTATACCTTTGGGAACCTTCTAAATGCATGCTCAAATCTGTCTGATCTGAGGCTTGGCAGGCAAGCTCATGCCCATGTTTTGAAACACGGTTTTCAATTCCAGCATGGACCAGAGTCTGATGTTTTTGTGGGTAATGCTCTAATAGATATGTATATGAAGTGCGGGTCAGTTGAAGATGGTAGGCAGGTTTTCAAAAATATGATTGACCGAGATTGGGTTTCCTGGAATGCAATAATAGTAGGGCTTGCCCAAAATGGGCAAGCAATCGAAGCTCTTGAAATGTTCAAGGATATGTTGATAGCCGGGGAGAAGCCAGATCATGTTACTATGATTGGAGTTCTTTGTGCATGTAGCCATGCGGGGCTAGTTGAGGAGGGACGCCAATATTTTTATTCTATGAGGGAATATGATTTGGAACCTTTGAAAGACCATTACACATGCATGGTGGATATACTTGGTAGAGCCGGTTGCCTAGACGAAGCAAGGAATTTGATAGAATCAATGCCAATACCCCCCGACGGTGTTGTATGGGGATCTTTGCTTTCTGCTTGTAAAACTCATGGTGATATGGAGTTGGGTAAGCATGTAGCCGAGAAGCTTTTGGAGGTTGATCCTGAAAACTCGGGTCCTTACGTTCTTCTCTCAAACATGTATGCTGAGCTCGGGCGCTGGAAAGATGTTGCAGGAGTACGTAAACTAATGAGACAGCGCGGTGTTGTTAAGCAGCCCGGTTGCAGTTGGATCGAAATAGAGAGCCAGGTTCATGTATTCATGGTTAAGGATAGAAGGCATCCCTTGAAGGAGGAAATATATCTTTGGTTGAAAAGTCTGACGAAATCGATGAGGCTCTTTGGATTTGAAGATGATTTGGATGGTGATGAGTTGAACAGATGTAAGGAATTGGGTATGGGTCGTTACCATTTTGTAGGTTGA
- the LOC115995951 gene encoding uncharacterized protein LOC115995951 produces MARSGSNSGNSHGSRGNRAPPRAGTPGSRGNRAPPRAGTPNGTASRQTMPAGTPNGTASRQTMPVSTPNGTASRQTMPVRSTGDLRGRQTMPVRSTGDLRDVINSHRQGGPAPPPPPNSHRQGGPAPPPPPPAPGFQEGMVALRQATTVLTQILDGLQGSLAAAPPGPSRRVGAPSTRHPPTPEPRMDAEVNSPRPSARRGGDEAPRGRPTQRETGGARPVRATKSALGRLGTRVPVRERLDFGPHHEVPAEGSALRRAPSAEPRAASRHEQASRIEQSGETRGRPSGSPHNEMEQLRRRLDELQRRLEIGEGAPVPQEALTSPFTEDIMAQPLPQDLRWPTIKLYSGSSDPRAHINRYRAAILMMDASDAVMCRGFFATLDGQAQDWFTTLPEGSISSFADLSGRFLSHFASNIPKKKQFATMCKLEQGSTESLTDYLAKWKKEARSVDNFDENAAVPIFTSNVRSGPFHRDLVQNPPKTYAAFLDRATRFAEAEEAERKKKEEERGRRDKAPQEDRRAPRPPRQGPRLAPLRCLTPLTHPLAAILEHAEVMGIVSYPAECLKISPNADPNKYCRFHRQIGHDTEECMVLIEELIRKGYLGQYVKRPSQGKAQGPGNVWKKKGGSGPPAPGSRKRELDQPTEEEEKESDDSHPPQKKQIHVIFGGPEGGDTQSERKKWARSLYVGEVVRQPHEKKPRRDPIVFTDDDLPEGPLPHRDAVVIRLDINNIIVHRVLVDTGSSVNVMYHDTFAKLGLSRKQLMPVRTPLAGFTGDSIEAEGSINLEVEIGDLPHVKRWEVEFVIVRLGGAHNIILGRPALEDLRCVISMEHLCLKFPTPTGVGTARGDQKVSRSCYLKACRQIGSRDLQVHTIAEKALQGEENRPRAEPIVETEDVVLDLGRPERVVKVGTGLPAELRGRIIEVIRRFKDVFAWGPEDMPGLSREVITHKLAVDPTIKPIQQKKRYLSAERREFVKKEVNTLLEIGHVREVLYPGWLANVVLAPKPPTWRMCVDYTDLNKACPMDPFPLPNIDQLVDEIAGCALMSFLDAFRGYHQIFMHEEDEEKTAFTTPEGVFCYRVMAFGLKNSGATYTRMVAKVFKKVLSRNLQAYVDYMIVKSSDTDLHTEDLTEVFSIMRQFDLRLNPKKCTFGVHGGKFLGYMVSKRGIEPNPDKVKAILEMEPPRSLREVQRLNGRLAALGRFLSRSAEKSLPFFGVLKKSSGFEWSAECQKAFEDLKAYLMSLPPLAKPEKGELLYLYLGISQAAISSVLVRDDAGVQRPVYYVSRALRGAELRYSPTEKAIFAVDATAKKLNHYFQAHPVHVLTNLPLEAVLRRAGSASISSLDQPSRGRPSQTS; encoded by the coding sequence ATGGCAAGGTCTGGATCCAACTCCGGCAATTCCCATGGTTCACGTGGTAACCGCGCCCCGCCCCGTGCCGGCACTCCTGGTTCACGTGGTAACCGCGCCCCGCCCCGTGCCGGCACTCCTAACGGGACGGCGAGTCGCCAAACCATGCCTGCCGGCACTCCTAACGGGACGGCGAGTCGCCAAACCATGCCTGTGAGCACTCCTAACGGGACGGCGAGTCGCCAAACCATGCCTGTGAGGTCGACCGGCGACCTCAGGGGTCGCCAAACCATGCCTGTGAGGTCGACCGGCGACCTCAGGGACGTAATCAACAGTCACCGTCAGGGCGGACCGGCTCCACCTCCTCCACCCAACAGTCACCGTCAGGGCGGACCGGCTCCACCTCCTCCACCCCCAGCCCCGGGCTTTCAGGAGGGGATGGTCGCGCTTCGGCAAGCCACAACGGTGTTGACACAGATCTTGGATGGACTTCAGGGGAGCTTGGCGGCCGCACCACCCGGTCCGTCACGACGGGTGGGAGCTCCGAGCACCCGCCATCCTCCAACCCCCGAACCTCGCATGGATGCGGAGGTCAACTCCCCACGACCTTCGGCAAGAAGGGGAGGGGACGAGGCCCCTAGAGGACGACCCACGCAACGTGAGACGGGTGGAGCCCGGCCGGTTCGAGCTACCAAGTCCGCGCTCGGGCGGTTGGGCACGCGGGTCCCGGTTCGTGAACGCCTCGACTTTGGGCCTCACCACGAGGTGCCCGCCGAGGGATCGGCGTTGCGTCGAGCCCCGAGCGCTGAGCCCCGCGCCGCGTCCCGGCATGAGCAGGCCTCGCGGATAGAGCAATCTGGTGAAACTCGAGGCCGACCCTCGGGATCGCCTCACAACGAAATGGAACAGTTGCGCAGACGATTGGACGAGCTCCAAAGGAGATTGGAGATAGGGGAAGGAGCACCGGTGCCGCAGGAGGCACTAACCTCACCCTTCACGGAGGACATCATGGCCCAGCCCCTGCCACAAGATTTGCGCTGGCCGACCATAAAACTTTATTCAGGGTCGTCCGATCCTCGGGCTCACATCAACAGGTACCGGGCGGCCATTCTGATGATGGACGCCAGCGACGCCGTTATGTGCCGAGGCTTCTTCGCGACCCTGGACGGCCAGGCTCAGGATTGGTTCACGACCCTACCCGAGGGGTCTATTTCATCCTTTGCCGACCTCTCGGGGCGATTTCTGTCACACTTTGCAAGCAATATCCCAAAGAAGAAACAATTCGCGACCATGTGCAAGTTGGAACAAGGGAGCACAGAGAGCCTGACCGACTACCTAGCTAAGTGGAAGAAGGAGGCGAGGTCAGTTGACAACTTCGACGAGAACGCGGCCGTGCCAATCTTCACTAGCAACGTCAGGTCAGGACCTTTTCATCGTGACCTCGTCCAGAATCCGCCAAAGACTTATGCGGCATTTCTGGATCGAGCAACGAGGTTCGCGGAGGCGGAGGAGGCCGAgcggaagaagaaggaagaggaGAGGGGGCGTCGAGACAAGGCCCCCCAGGAGGACCGCCGTGCTCCGAGGCCCCCGCGCCAAGGCCCACGGTTGGCCCCACTGCGTTGCCTCACGCCCCTGACACACCCGCTGGCCGCCATCCTAGAGCATGCCGAGGTCATGGGTATCGTGTCGTACCCGGCTGAGTGTTTGAAGATCTCGCCCAACGCCGACCCCAACAAATACTGTCGGTTCCACAGGCAGATAGGGCACGACACGGAGGAATGCATGGTCCTCATCGAGGAACTCATTCGAAAGGGCTACCTTGGCCAATACGTAAAACGACCCAGCCAGGGCAAAGCTCAAGGCCCAGGCAACGTTTGGAAAAAGAAGGGTGGTTCCGGGCCACCCGCTCCCGGGTCCCGCAAAAGGGAACTCGACCAACCCACGGAGGAAGAGGAGAAGGAATCGGATGACTCCCACCCCCCCCAGAAGAAGCAAATCCATGTCATATTTGGGGGGCCGGAAGGGGGAGACACGCAATCGGAGAGGAAGAAATGGGCTCGAAGCCTTTACGTAGGGGAAGTCGTCCGTCAGCCACACGAAAAGAAGCCAAGGAGGGATCCCATTGTGTTCACGGACGATGACCTCCCGGAGGGCCCCCTACCACACCGCGACGCAGTGGTAATCAGGCTCGACATTAACAACATTATCGTGCACCGAGTGCTGGTGGACACGGGGAGTTCGGTGAATGTCATGTACCATGACACATTCGCCAAGCTGGGCTTGTCGAGGAAGCAGTTGATGCCGGTGCGGACCCCGTTGGCGGGGTTCACGGGGGATTCCATCGAGGCAGAAGGCTCCATCAACCTGGAAGTGGAAATAGGCGACCTACCACACGTCAAAAGGTGGGAGGTTGAGTTCGTGATTGTGAGACTCGGGGGCGCGCACAACATCATCCTTGGCCGCCCAGCCTTAGAGGACCTCCGGTGTGTCATATCTATGGAGCACCTGTGCCTGAAGTTCCCCACCCCCACCGGGGTCGGGACAGCGAGAGGAGATCAGAAGGTCAGCCGGAGCTGTTACTTGAAAGCGTGTCGCCAAATCGGCAGTAGGGACCTCCAGGTCCACACCATCGCCGAGAAGGCACTACAAGGCGAGGAAAATCGGCCCCGTGCCGAACCCATAGTAGAGACGGAGGATGTAGTGTTAGACCTCGGACGGCCTGAAAGGGTCGTGAAAGTCGGAACGGGACTGCCGGCCGAGCTACGGGGCCGGATCATAGAAGTCATCCGGCGCTTCAAGGACGTGTTCGCCTGGGGCCCGGAGGACATGCCGGGACTCAGTAGGGAAGTGATCACACACAAGCTGGCGGTCGACCCAACGATTAAGCCGATACAACAAAAGAAAAGGTACCTCTCGGCGGAGAGACGGGAATTTGTGAAAAAGGAGGTTAACACCCTCTTGGAGATCGGGCACGTCAGGGAGGTCTTATACCCTGGGTGGCTTGCGAATGTGGTCCTCGCACCCAAACCGCCGACGTGGAGGATGTGCGTGGACTACACGGACCTCAACAAGGCATGCCCAATGGACCCGTTCCCGCTCCCGAACATCGACCAGCTGGTGGACGAGATAGCAGGCTGCGCGCTCATGAGTTTTCTCGACGCATTTCGCGGCTATCACCAGATTTTTATGCACGAGGAGGACGAGGAAAAAACGGCTTTCACCACGCCTGAAGGTGTTTTTTGCTATAGGGTGATGGCCTTCGGGCTCAAGAACTCCGGGGCCACATACACGAGAATGGTCGCCAAAGTCTTTAAAAAGGTGCTCAGCCGGAACCTACAAGCCTACGTCGACTACATGATAGTTAAGAGCTCGGACACCGACCTCCACACGGAGGACTTAACAGAGGTATTTTCAATTATGCGCCAGTTCGATTTACGCCTAAACCCCAAAAAGTGCACCTTCGGGGTACATGGGGGGAAGTTCTTGGGGTACATGGTCTCCAAGAGGGGCATAGAGCCCAACCCCGACAAGGTGAAGGCCATACTAGAGATGGAGCCCCCGAGGTCCCTCCGCGAGGTCCAGCGCCTCAATGGTCGCTTGGCCGCCCTCGGACGCTTCCTTTCGAGGTCGGCCGAGAAATCCTTACCTTTCTTCGGGGTTCTCAAGAAGAGTAGCGGTTTTGAGTGGTCGGCCGAGTGTCAGAAGGCCTTCGAGGACCTCAAGGCCTACTTGATGTCCTTGCCTCCCCTGGCCAAGCCGGAGAAAGGGGAACTCTTATATTTGTACTTGGGTATCTCGCAAGCCGCGATCAGTTCCGTGCTGGTCCGGGATGATGCGGGAGTACAAAGACCCGTGTATTACGTGAGCAGGGCCCTACGGGGGGCAGAGCTCCGATACTCTCCAACAGAGAAGGCCATATTCGCTGTCGACGCCACAGCAAAAAAGTTAAACCATTATTTTCAGGCTCACCCAGTACACGTACTCACGAACCTACCGCTGGAGGCGGTGCTAAGGCGCGCAGGGTCGGCATCCATTTCAAGCCTAGATCAACCATCAAGGGGCAGGCCCTCGCAGACTTCATAG